The following proteins are co-located in the Noviherbaspirillum sp. UKPF54 genome:
- a CDS encoding PAS domain S-box protein translates to MRRRRTLTLRRAIVLMVMLGLLIPALLISGYSWINRYNEDIRKQTEGLLQQNAAVLATGMQEPLWNLNQESGNALLEAMMSRDEDIVRIEVRDNALGVFVSGEHPERRDGYTAVTEKPVLYHGSTIGSVQIEVGSTRLRRALLAGLLESTTAMVAQAALSIVLILLLLDRRLVRPLQRISLGAERLAQRQLEVPFTWQRLDEIGLLSRRMEDTRISLRKLFDELDRKNRELEQDITDKRRAEEALSLSEAKFAGAFDCNPEAVAIVRMGDGVIIDVNQTFAEMTGYARDEAVGRTSVELQMWVKPEQRIAMFRELRDRYSVRNIPWEMRIRHGVTRQCLTNGTIFTASNERYILVIIRDVTDQRQLEEQKAEADRALLRLAQGTRDIAGESFFDLLVADLASALGTDCAFIGLRTRKSQDLFRTIAAHERGHDVGPFDFASAGTPYERTLEDGICVYASDVRRNFPADHLLSEHGWESYAGTALRDAAGNPIGVLAVLHSQPLNNPDLVRSMLQVFGERASAEMERKRAEEELRASEQRFSTIFQSSPIAMFVTQVRGNYIIKDVNRAFEQLFLRSRAAVFGKNTSEIGLYCNPEDRAALIAELKRTGTADSRPEIWMLRGDGSRVLVEIFGHTFTLAGDRFGILACTDVTDKRRIENEIRELNATLEQRVVERTEELQQANEELEYTLGTLNMAQEELVRSEKLAALGSLVAGVAHELNTPIGNSLMVASTLLDQSRALGTSYARDNGIKRSTLENYITDTGKAGDILVRNLQRAANLVTSFKQVAVDQTSSQRRTFSVAEVVAEIMLTLWPTLKKTSFTVKQDIAAGLKMDSYPGPLGQVITNLVNNALLHGFEGRATGTVLISAHESADGWLEFVVRDDGVGIPPANLNRVFDPFFTTKLGSGGSGLGLNIAHNIVTGILGGRIRMQSEVGRGTSFFLNLPLVAPQRQHDDEAVRA, encoded by the coding sequence ATGCGCAGAAGACGCACCCTGACACTGCGGCGCGCGATCGTGCTCATGGTGATGCTCGGCTTGCTGATACCCGCCCTGCTCATCAGCGGCTACTCCTGGATCAATCGCTATAACGAGGACATCCGCAAGCAGACCGAGGGCCTGCTGCAGCAGAATGCCGCGGTTCTGGCCACCGGCATGCAGGAGCCGCTGTGGAACCTCAACCAAGAAAGTGGCAATGCACTGCTGGAAGCGATGATGTCGCGCGACGAGGACATCGTGCGCATCGAAGTGCGCGACAACGCGCTCGGCGTGTTCGTCTCGGGCGAGCATCCGGAACGCCGCGACGGTTATACCGCGGTCACGGAAAAGCCCGTTCTCTACCATGGCAGCACCATCGGCTCGGTGCAGATCGAGGTCGGCAGCACAAGGCTGCGCCGAGCCCTGCTCGCGGGCCTGCTGGAATCGACGACGGCGATGGTCGCGCAGGCGGCGCTGTCGATCGTGCTGATCCTTCTCCTGCTGGACCGGCGCCTGGTGCGTCCGCTGCAGCGCATCAGCCTCGGCGCCGAACGCCTGGCGCAGCGCCAGCTGGAAGTGCCGTTTACCTGGCAGCGGCTGGACGAGATCGGCCTGCTCAGCCGCCGCATGGAAGACACCCGGATCAGCCTGCGCAAACTGTTCGACGAACTCGACCGCAAGAACCGGGAGCTGGAACAGGACATCACCGACAAGCGGCGCGCCGAGGAGGCGCTGAGCCTGTCGGAAGCCAAGTTCGCCGGCGCGTTCGACTGCAACCCGGAGGCGGTAGCGATCGTGCGCATGGGCGACGGCGTGATCATCGACGTCAATCAGACGTTCGCCGAGATGACCGGGTATGCGCGCGACGAAGCCGTCGGCAGGACATCGGTCGAACTGCAGATGTGGGTCAAGCCGGAACAACGGATAGCCATGTTTCGCGAGCTGCGCGACCGCTACAGCGTGCGCAACATTCCCTGGGAAATGCGTATCCGCCACGGAGTGACGCGTCAATGCCTTACCAACGGCACTATCTTCACTGCTAGCAATGAGCGCTACATCCTCGTGATCATTCGCGACGTGACCGACCAGCGCCAGCTCGAAGAGCAAAAGGCTGAGGCGGACCGCGCCTTGCTGCGCCTGGCCCAAGGCACGCGCGACATCGCCGGCGAATCCTTTTTCGACCTGCTGGTGGCGGACTTGGCTTCGGCGCTGGGTACCGATTGCGCATTCATCGGCCTGCGCACGCGCAAGTCGCAGGATCTCTTCCGCACCATCGCGGCCCACGAACGCGGACACGACGTCGGGCCCTTCGATTTCGCGAGCGCCGGCACGCCGTACGAACGCACGCTGGAAGACGGGATTTGCGTATACGCTTCAGACGTGCGGCGCAACTTTCCGGCCGATCATCTGCTGTCCGAACACGGATGGGAGAGCTATGCCGGTACCGCACTGCGCGACGCCGCAGGCAATCCGATCGGGGTGCTGGCGGTACTGCATTCGCAGCCGCTGAACAATCCCGACCTGGTACGCTCGATGCTGCAGGTGTTCGGCGAGCGTGCGTCGGCGGAAATGGAAAGAAAGCGCGCCGAAGAAGAGCTGCGCGCCAGCGAGCAGCGCTTTTCCACCATTTTCCAGTCTTCCCCGATCGCGATGTTCGTCACCCAGGTGCGCGGCAACTACATCATCAAGGATGTCAACCGCGCGTTCGAACAATTATTCCTGCGCAGCCGCGCTGCGGTATTCGGAAAAAATACCTCCGAAATCGGCCTGTATTGCAATCCGGAAGACCGCGCCGCGCTCATCGCCGAGCTGAAGCGGACCGGCACCGCAGACAGCCGGCCGGAGATCTGGATGTTGCGCGGCGATGGCAGCCGGGTCCTGGTGGAGATATTCGGCCATACCTTCACGCTGGCCGGCGACAGGTTCGGCATCCTGGCCTGTACCGACGTGACCGACAAGCGCCGCATCGAAAACGAAATCCGGGAACTGAACGCGACGCTCGAGCAGCGCGTGGTCGAACGCACCGAAGAATTGCAGCAGGCCAACGAGGAACTGGAATACACGCTCGGCACCTTGAACATGGCGCAGGAAGAACTGGTACGCAGCGAAAAGCTGGCGGCGCTCGGCTCCCTGGTGGCCGGTGTCGCGCACGAGCTCAACACCCCGATCGGCAACAGCCTGATGGTGGCCAGCACCCTGCTCGACCAGAGCCGCGCGCTGGGCACCAGCTACGCCCGGGACAACGGCATCAAGCGCTCGACGCTCGAGAACTACATCACGGATACCGGCAAGGCGGGCGACATCCTGGTGCGCAACCTGCAGCGCGCCGCCAACCTCGTCACTAGCTTCAAGCAAGTGGCGGTCGACCAGACCAGTTCGCAGCGCCGCACGTTCTCGGTCGCGGAAGTGGTGGCGGAAATCATGTTGACCTTGTGGCCGACGCTCAAGAAAACCTCATTCACGGTAAAACAGGATATTGCCGCCGGCCTGAAAATGGACAGCTATCCGGGACCGCTCGGGCAGGTCATCACCAACCTGGTGAACAACGCCCTGTTGCACGGTTTCGAAGGCCGTGCTACGGGCACGGTGCTGATTTCGGCGCATGAAAGCGCCGACGGCTGGCTGGAATTCGTTGTCCGGGACGATGGCGTCGGCATCCCGCCCGCCAACCTGAACAGGGTCTTCGATCCCTTCTTTACCACCAAGCTCGGCTCCGGCGGATCGGGCCTGGGGCTGAACATCGCGCACAACATCGTGACAGGCATCCTGGGCGGGCGCATCCGGATGCAAAGCGAAGTCGGACGCGGCACC
- a CDS encoding EAL domain-containing protein produces the protein MSGSRTSAGDDLIFLEETTEASSAPGCPTGQHVWRVMIVDDDADVHSATMFALANLEMQHRPLEFLHAYSAAQARELLAREKDIAVILLDVVMEQGDSGLQLVRHIREVLKLSEVRIILRTGQPGYAPEIDAIRDFDINDYKTKSELTRIKLYTTVTAAIRSYEQICAINASRRGLDRIVRASSELMALHGLDSFAAGVLSQVACLLDLPPNGLLCLHEKSDEHGHELLTVAARGMHAGLLNKPICALSNAHVAGAMQAALRERHHVYGDDFATLYLGGNARAEFVAFIDTGKTVGEIDRQLLNVFCRTIAVGLDNVLLMSRLHTSAFYDPLTKLPNRTRLKEMLDAALAAPSRAEATLALVDIDHFAETNDALGHQFGDSLLLGVAARLQSELGDSLVVGRVGGDTFAVLGNAALVNPDLILDLFDKPFHIDGQEVQLSATAGLVNLHDYEGCGADALKDADIALKRAKLLQRAGHFYFSRSMGVDIRERVRLMHALRSALEAKELFVVYQPQIDLATRRPVGAEALLRWKTKDGTFIAPDRFIPIAEYSGLIIEIGEQVMRVACEELVRLQALGFTDFTMSINVSQVQFRHPRFLDTLRAVLVDTGAPASRIELEITESIAMEEPDALIELLGKIKQIGVSIAIDDFGTGFSSLSYLQRLQADRLKIDRGFVTEITSSARGSSIAEMVIQLGRNLGLSVVAEGVEDERQAEILAALGCPLAQGYLFARPMTVEQLQSWLEHTAA, from the coding sequence ATGAGCGGATCGAGAACGTCGGCTGGCGACGATCTGATATTTCTGGAAGAAACGACGGAGGCGAGCAGCGCTCCCGGATGCCCCACCGGACAGCACGTCTGGCGGGTCATGATCGTCGACGACGATGCCGATGTCCATTCGGCCACCATGTTCGCGCTCGCCAACCTGGAAATGCAGCACCGCCCCCTGGAATTCCTGCATGCCTATTCGGCGGCGCAGGCGCGCGAGCTGCTGGCCCGCGAAAAAGACATTGCGGTCATCCTGCTCGATGTCGTGATGGAACAGGGCGACTCAGGGCTGCAACTGGTGCGCCACATCCGCGAAGTGCTCAAGCTCAGCGAGGTCCGCATCATCCTGCGCACCGGCCAGCCCGGCTATGCGCCGGAAATCGATGCCATCCGCGATTTCGACATCAACGATTACAAGACCAAGTCGGAGCTAACCCGCATCAAGCTGTACACCACGGTCACCGCCGCCATCCGTTCCTACGAACAGATCTGCGCGATCAACGCCAGCCGGCGCGGCCTCGACCGTATCGTGCGGGCCAGTTCGGAATTGATGGCGCTGCACGGTCTGGACAGTTTTGCCGCAGGCGTCCTTAGCCAGGTGGCGTGCCTGCTCGACCTGCCTCCGAACGGGCTGCTTTGCCTGCATGAAAAATCGGATGAGCACGGGCATGAATTGTTGACCGTGGCGGCCCGCGGAATGCACGCTGGACTGCTGAACAAGCCGATCTGCGCGCTTTCCAATGCCCATGTTGCGGGCGCCATGCAGGCTGCGCTGCGCGAGCGCCACCACGTCTACGGAGACGATTTCGCCACGCTTTACCTGGGCGGCAATGCCAGAGCCGAATTCGTCGCGTTTATCGATACCGGCAAAACCGTCGGCGAGATCGATCGGCAATTGCTGAACGTATTCTGCCGCACCATCGCCGTCGGCCTGGACAATGTACTGCTCATGTCCCGCCTGCACACGTCCGCGTTTTACGATCCGCTGACCAAGCTACCCAATCGTACCCGGCTCAAGGAAATGCTGGACGCGGCGCTCGCAGCCCCATCCCGGGCCGAAGCCACGCTCGCGCTGGTCGACATCGACCATTTTGCCGAGACTAACGATGCGCTGGGTCACCAGTTCGGCGACTCGCTCCTGCTCGGCGTGGCGGCGCGCCTGCAATCGGAGCTGGGCGATTCGCTGGTGGTCGGGCGCGTGGGCGGCGATACCTTCGCCGTGCTCGGCAACGCTGCACTGGTCAACCCAGACCTGATCCTGGATCTGTTCGACAAGCCGTTCCACATCGATGGGCAGGAAGTGCAGCTTTCCGCCACCGCAGGCCTGGTCAACCTGCACGACTACGAAGGCTGCGGCGCGGACGCGCTCAAGGACGCCGACATCGCGCTCAAGCGCGCCAAGCTTCTGCAGCGCGCCGGCCATTTCTATTTCTCGCGCAGCATGGGAGTGGACATCCGCGAACGGGTGCGCCTGATGCACGCTCTGCGCTCCGCCCTGGAAGCGAAGGAACTGTTCGTCGTCTATCAGCCGCAAATCGATCTCGCGACGCGCCGCCCGGTCGGCGCGGAAGCCTTGCTGCGCTGGAAGACCAAGGACGGCACCTTCATCGCGCCCGACCGCTTCATTCCGATCGCCGAGTACTCCGGCCTGATTATCGAGATCGGCGAACAGGTGATGCGCGTCGCCTGCGAGGAGCTGGTGCGGCTGCAAGCGCTCGGCTTCACCGATTTCACGATGTCGATCAACGTCTCCCAGGTCCAGTTCCGCCATCCGCGCTTCCTTGACACGCTGCGCGCGGTGCTGGTCGACACAGGGGCGCCGGCCTCGCGCATCGAGCTGGAAATCACCGAATCGATCGCCATGGAGGAACCCGATGCGCTGATCGAACTGCTCGGCAAGATCAAGCAGATCGGGGTCAGCATCGCGATCGACGATTTCGGCACCGGCTTTTCGTCGCTCAGCTACCTGCAGCGCCTGCAGGCCGACCGCCTCAAGATCGACCGTGGCTTCGTGACGGAGATCACCAGTTCAGCGCGCGGCAGCAGCATTGCCGAGATGGTGATTCAGCTCGGCCGCAACCTCGGCCTGTCGGTGGTGGCGGAGGGCGTCGAGGATGAACGGCAGGCGGAAATACTGGCCGCGCTCGGTTGCCCGCTGGCGCAAGGCTACCTGTTCGCACGACCGATGACGGTCGAGCAATTGCAGAGCTGGCTGGAGCACACCGCCGCATGA